A genomic window from Chloroflexia bacterium SDU3-3 includes:
- a CDS encoding helix-turn-helix domain-containing protein: MSDEQRRHELAEFLRTRRTRISPEQVGLFGGGRRRTPGLRREEVAHLAHVGVSWYTLLEQGRDIRPSRAVLQSIADALQLSPVERQHMFVLADQGPLPADLPEEDEEISPALQRMLDALDPLPAYVMNARWNYLAGNRAAVEVLRIQRSTTPYGNNAIWRIFTDPESRAIHPHTWEQVAQKVLAEFRADSTPYMHEPWLQRLIADLQDASPEFRAWWPQHDIRAKSDSIKHIIHPLAGELKFEHTILQAVAAPGLKLMVYTPLPGTDTLERLQQLLGVGEPLGV, from the coding sequence ATGAGCGATGAACAGCGGCGGCACGAGCTGGCCGAATTCCTGCGCACGCGGCGCACGCGCATCTCGCCCGAGCAGGTGGGGCTGTTCGGCGGCGGGCGGCGGCGCACCCCCGGCCTGCGCCGCGAGGAGGTGGCCCACCTGGCCCACGTGGGGGTCTCGTGGTACACCCTGCTGGAGCAGGGCCGCGACATCCGGCCCTCGCGCGCGGTGCTGCAGAGCATCGCCGACGCGCTGCAGCTCAGCCCGGTCGAGCGCCAGCACATGTTCGTGCTGGCCGACCAGGGGCCGCTGCCCGCCGACCTGCCCGAGGAGGACGAGGAGATCAGCCCGGCGCTCCAGCGCATGCTGGATGCGCTGGACCCGCTGCCCGCCTACGTGATGAACGCCCGCTGGAACTACCTGGCCGGCAACCGAGCCGCCGTCGAGGTGCTGCGCATCCAGCGCTCGACCACGCCCTACGGCAACAACGCGATCTGGCGGATCTTCACCGACCCCGAGTCCCGCGCCATCCACCCCCATACCTGGGAACAGGTGGCCCAGAAGGTGCTGGCCGAGTTCCGCGCCGACAGCACGCCCTACATGCACGAGCCGTGGCTGCAGCGCCTGATCGCCGACCTGCAGGACGCCAGCCCCGAGTTCCGCGCCTGGTGGCCCCAGCACGACATCCGCGCCAAATCGGACTCGATCAAGCACATCATCCACCCGCTGGCGGGCGAGCTAAAGTTCGAGCACACCATCCTGCAGGCGGTCGCCGCGCCCGGCCTGAAGCTGATGGTCTACACGCCCCTGCCCGGCACCGACACGCTTGAGCGGCTGCAGCAGCTGCTGGGCGTGGGCGAGCCGCTGGGGGTGTAG
- a CDS encoding trimeric intracellular cation channel family protein: MDFFIKCIEIVGTLAFAWSGIIEARKKQMDLVGLYSVAMITAIGGGTVRDILIDQYPLFWIAQPEYPMMIFILCLVAALFRQRSFSRPWAQRGVLILDALGVGLFTATGCYRAYQAGTGVFVAILMGVVTCVFGGVVRDIICNEVPVVFQRSELYATCSFIGGALYMGVILLGGDPMAATLGCILTVTALRIAAMRYRLTLPI; the protein is encoded by the coding sequence ATGGACTTCTTCATCAAATGCATTGAGATCGTGGGCACGCTGGCCTTCGCCTGGTCGGGCATCATCGAGGCCCGCAAGAAGCAGATGGACCTGGTGGGACTCTACTCGGTGGCCATGATCACCGCCATCGGCGGCGGCACCGTGCGCGACATCCTGATCGACCAGTACCCGCTGTTCTGGATCGCCCAGCCCGAGTACCCCATGATGATCTTCATCCTGTGCCTGGTGGCCGCGCTGTTCCGCCAGCGCAGCTTCTCGCGGCCCTGGGCGCAGCGCGGCGTGCTCATCCTCGATGCGCTGGGCGTGGGGCTGTTCACCGCCACCGGCTGCTACCGCGCCTACCAGGCGGGCACGGGGGTGTTCGTGGCCATCCTGATGGGCGTGGTCACGTGCGTGTTCGGCGGGGTGGTGCGCGACATCATCTGCAACGAGGTGCCGGTGGTGTTCCAGCGCTCCGAGCTGTACGCCACCTGCTCGTTCATCGGCGGGGCGCTGTACATGGGCGTCATCCTGCTGGGCGGCGACCCCATGGCGGCCACGCTGGGTTGCATCCTCACGGTCACGGCGCTGCGGATCGCGGCCATGCGCTACCGCCTGACGCTGCCGATCTAG